From one Rosa rugosa chromosome 4, drRosRugo1.1, whole genome shotgun sequence genomic stretch:
- the LOC133745701 gene encoding uncharacterized protein LOC133745701, producing the protein MMMVARYFRRTLFAAAKSESSGAASMARTTAHNPLEEFFEADRKADEEKPVVYGRSWKAQELRLKSWDDLNKLWFVLLKEKNMLMTQRQMLHAQNLRFPNPERLPKVRKSMCRIKHVLTERAIEEPDSRRSAEMKRMINAL; encoded by the exons ATGATGATGGTGGCAAGGTATTTCAGGCGAACACTATTTGCTGCAGCCAAATCAGAATCTTCTGGTGCTGCTTCTATGGCTAGGACGACGGCCCACAACCCGCTCGAGGAGTTCTTTGAAGCAGATAGGAAGGCTGATGAAGAAAAGCCAGTTGTATATG GTCGAAGTTGGAAGGCTCAGGAACTGCGTCTGAAGTCTTGGGACGATCTCAATAAGCTATGGTTTGTTCTGCTTAAAGAGAAAAACATGCTGATGACTCAACGTCAGATGCTTCACGCACAGAATCTTCGTTTTCCTAATCCTGAGCGCCTTCCCAAA GTGAGGAAGTCAATGTGTCGTATCAAGCATGTACTCACTGAGAGAGCAATTGAAGAACCTGATTCAAGGAGGTCTGCTGAGATGAAGAGGATGATAAATGCGTTGTGA